TCGGGCACGTAGCCGATCCGGTAGACCGCCATCAGCTCCAGCTCCTCGGGCACCTGGAACAGCGCGGCCAGCCGCTCCCACTGACCCGGGACCTCCATCGGGAACGAGACGAACTGGATGCCCAGCCCGAGCTCGACCGTGGTCAGCCACAGGTTCTCCATCGCCGCCCCCATGCTGAACACGGAGTAGAACGAGGACAGCTCGCCGGTGCGGTACTCGGCGCGGTCCAGCATCACCGCCAGGAGCATGGGGGAGGACGCCACCAGCTTCCGGTTCTCCTCCCCGAGGGTGTTGGGCACCCGGAGCCTGTTCATCAGCTTCTGCCCCGAGGGCGTGAACACCTGCTTGGTGAACGGCCGCAGCGGTGCCGGCAGCTTGTCGAACAGCATCCCGTCGCGCCGGGTGGCCATCTCCTCGGCGGAGAAGCGGAAGTAGCGCCGGTAGCGCTGGAAGAAGGTGCCGTTGGACATCGCCTCGGTCATGCTCGCCCCGCTGATGGAGGCCACCTGCTCGATGGTCTCCCGCCGCTCGGTGACCAGGAAGCGCCAGGGCTGGCTGTTCAGCTGCGAGGGCGCCCGTCCGGCCATCTCGACCAGCAGCCGCTGGTGCTCCTCGCGGACCGGGTCGGGGCGGAAGCCGCCGTTGGTGGTCCGGCGCCGGCGGATCGCCTCGATCAGCTCCACGCTCTCTCCTCCAGGTTCTCGGGTCGGACGGGGCGGCGGGCCAGCAGCACCGCGGCCAGGTAGCAGGGCAGCACGCTGAGCGCGACCACCGGGTGACGTCGGGAGCGGGTGGGCACCCGCGACAGGGCGGCCAGCGCCGGGAGCGCACCCAGCAGCACCCCGCCGGCGCGGGAGCGCGACCAGAGCGGTCCGGTCGCGGCCATCGTGGTCGTGGTCACCGTGGTGATGTAGGCCGCGTGGTGGACCCAGCGGTGCCGGCCCCCGCCCAGCCGCAGGGCCAGCCCGACCCCGAGCAGGACGCTCGCGGTGTAGGAGGCGGCGGCCACCAGGGTGAGCCGCCGGGCGGCGAGGTCGCGGGCACCGACCGCGGCGAGGGTGCGGTCGGGGGCGGTAGCGCGGCTGCTGGCCTCAGCGTGCACGGACGTCCTCCCCGGCTCCGTGCCGCAGCACCA
The sequence above is a segment of the Auraticoccus monumenti genome. Coding sequences within it:
- a CDS encoding nitroreductase family protein; protein product: MELIEAIRRRRTTNGGFRPDPVREEHQRLLVEMAGRAPSQLNSQPWRFLVTERRETIEQVASISGASMTEAMSNGTFFQRYRRYFRFSAEEMATRRDGMLFDKLPAPLRPFTKQVFTPSGQKLMNRLRVPNTLGEENRKLVASSPMLLAVMLDRAEYRTGELSSFYSVFSMGAAMENLWLTTVELGLGIQFVSFPMEVPGQWERLAALFQVPEELELMAVYRIGYVPEEQRRPKIDWSSHERKQPSQYVFRDTCETPQQGWDTEV